The following DNA comes from Candidatus Hydrogenedentota bacterium.
GTTTACGCCCGCGCCAGACCACGCGCGGCACGTCATACTGTGCTTGGAGCATGGAAAACACGTGGTCAGCGCGTGTCCCGCGTGCATGACGCTCGAAGAAGCCGAGATGATGAAGGAAGTCCAGGAACGGACCGGCCTCAGGTACATGACGGCCGAAACGAGCTACTACCGCTGGGAAACGGTCACCGCTCGGCGGCTTTTCGCGCGGGGCGCATTCGGCGAAATGGTCTACTGCGAGGGCGAGTATTACCACCCGGGCATCGGCCACGACCAGGATGCGCTGTCGCGGCAGGATGGCGCGAAGACCTGGCGTTACGGGCTGCCGCCAATGCTGTACCCGACGCATTCGACGGCGTTCCTGATCGGCGTGACGGGCGAACACCTGACGAAGGTTTCGTGCGTGGGCCTACGCGAGACGGAAGACCCGGCATTCCGGGACAACGCATACGGCAACCCATTCACGAACGGCACGGCCCTGTTTCTTACGGACAAGGGCCACCCGTTCCGTTGCAGTGTGGCGTGGAACATCTACGCGCACGGCGAGCGCGCACAATGGTTCGGCGACAAGGCGGCGCTATACATGGAAGGGCCGGCGGGCCAGCCGTTTCTCGCGAGATACGACGACGGCACAAGCGCCGCCGTCATTCCTGACTACTGGCGCGAAGTGCCCGAGGCCATGCGCTACGACAAGGGGCACGGCGCATCACATCCCTTTATCACGTGCGAATTCATCGACGCATTGGTGGAGAACCGCGAACCGGCCCTCAGCCTCCGCGAGGCGCTCGCTTTCTGCGTGCCCGGCATCGTCGCGCACCAATCCGCATTCCAGAACGGAGAACAATTGCCCATTCCGGACTTCGGGCGCGCCTAGCCGCATCCGTCCGGTCGGGCCAGAAACAGAAAGCACTCAGGCGGCCGCGCGGCCTGTCAGACCGCCGCTTCCTCTGTAACGCAGGCTCTCATCCTCTTTTCTTAATCCCCCGTCTTTCGGGGCGAAATCCCGCGCGCGCCATGTAACGATTCCGAGTCCGCCCGGCAGTGCGTCCGGCGTGATCGATAATGCACTCACGCAACGCGCGACATGTGCGGCGCTGCAAGTGGAGCCCAGGAACGGCTGAGGAGGCGCGACTATGAGACACAGACATGGGAAGGCAGTGCGTAGAGGAAGCGGACTTCCCCAAGGCTCGAATGTGCCCGGACGCAGGGCGCCCGCTTCCGTGCCGCCCCGGCGCGGCGCGGTTCCAACAATGGCTGCGGCGGAAAACACCGGGGCGGATGCCAAACCGTCGCGCGAGCGCGCGGGAAAGGCCTTGACGTCTGTCACGGCCGGCCGCGACGCGCACACCCCCGAAATGTTGCGCTCGTACCACTTCTTTCGGCGCATCGTGCTGTTTTCCCGGCTCTATTCCGCAAATCCGGGCGGCGATATTTTCCGGCGCGCGCGCCCCGAGGTGTAACGCTCACACGCCAGCCCGGCACCGTGAGTTTTCTGGTGTAAGCTGGCGCTTGCGCCGATGTGAAAGCGGCCGCCGCGGCAGAGCGACTACGAATTGAATCCGCAGAAAGGATAGGGACTCATGGCGCAGCTCCTCAGACATATGTACGACAGCGACGGCAAACCAGGCTGGACGGTCTTTCCACTGGAAGGCATGACAACGGCGCGACTTTGCTGCTGCAACGGAAAGTTGAATGTCGAGGCCGTGGACGCCGCGGGCGCGCAACCCGGGTCAATCACGCTCGTGCAATGCCAGCACGGCGGACACGATGTCTGGGCGCTGCTCGCCGACACGCATGCGGTGCGCGTTAATGGCGATGCCTTNNNNNNNNNNNNNNNNNNNNNNNNNNNNNNNNNNNNNNNNNNNNNNNNNNNNNNNNNNNNNNNNNNNNNNNNNNNNNNNNNNNNNNNNNNNNNNNNNNNNTCGAGGCCGTGGACGCCGCGGGCGCGCAACCCGGGTCAATCACGCTCGTGCAATGCCAGCACGGCGGACACGATGTCTGGGCGCTGCTCGCCGACACGCATGCGGTGCGCGTTAATGGCGATGCCTTATTGCTGGGCATCCACCTGCTGGGAGACCGCGACGAAATCCGGCTGCCGGGAGGCGAGCGCGTCTTTTACTCGACGGAGCGCGCGGCGCGGCTCGAGACCATGCCCGACCTCGGGCGTCTCATCGAGTGTCCGTGCTGCCTGACCGAGATCCGGCCGGGCGACCCGGCGGCACGCTGCCCGCACTGCGGTCTCTGGTATCACCAGATGCCCGAGGACACCGAACGCCCGTTGCCGTGCTACGAGACCGCGCCCAACTGCAAGTCGTGCCGGCAGCCGCTACCCGCGCTGGACGGCAATTACGCGTGGACCCCGGAGGAACTTTACCGTGGCTGAGCATTTGAACATCGGCCCGAATGCGCCGCTCGGCGTGGCCGGTTGCGGCAACACCGGCTCGGCTTTCGTTTCCTTGATTCCCGGCCTGCCGGGAACCGGGCATGTGTATATCGCGGACTTCGACGCATACGAGCAAAAGAACCTCGTATCGCAGCGGATGCTGCCGGAGGACGTCGGGCAGCCGAAGGCCATAACGCAGGCCCGTTGGCTCGCGAAATTCGCAAAGCGCCAAGTGACGGCGTTTGTCGGGCGCTTCGAGGATTTGCCCTGGGGCCTGATGCGCGGCGGGATACTCGTCTCCTGCGTGGATTCGCGGGGCGCGCGCCTCAACTTGAACCGGATGGCGTGGCGCCTGGGCATCCCGCTCGTGGACGTAGCCGTGGACGGCCCGGATTTGCTGGCCCGGGTAAACGTTTACGTGCCCGGCGACGGCGCGCCATGCGCCGAGTGTGCGTGGTATGACGCACATTACAGGTCTTTACTAGTTGAATATCATTGTGATGGAACGGCCGCAATAGCGGCCACGAATTCGCCTTCCGCACTCGGCAGTCTGGCGGCGGCCCTTCAGGCGATCGAGGTGGGCAAACTGTTAGGGGACCGCTTGGAGGAGTCCGCCGCCAACCGCCAGGTTTTGGTCGATGCGCGCCGCCATGACTGCACGGTTACGCGCTTCACGCGCAATCCGGAGTGCCGCTTCGACCACCAGCACTGGGACATCCGGCCGCTCGATGCGGACCCCGCGGCCCTTACGTTGGAGGATGTATTCGCCTGTGCGGCCATCGGTGGCCCGGTTTCCGCGCAGACGGCCCTGACGATGGAGCCACAGCGGTTCACGCGCGGCATGACGTGTACCAACGGTTGCGGACGCGCGGATGCCCCGTTGCAGTTGGTGAGCCGGCTCAGCGCGCGCGAAACGACGTGCCCGGGCTGCGGCAAACGCCGCGTCGCCGCCGGCTTTGACCGTGAAACCGCGCTGCCCCTTGCGGCGCTCAGCGCCGCGGAGAAGCGCAGTACGCTGGCGCAGCTCGGCTTGCGTCCGGGCGACGTCTTTACCCTTGAGGCGCCCGATTCCGAAGCGGTGCATCTGCAATTGACGTGTGGCGACTTCTTGCCGAACACAGGAGAACGGACCCGTGAGTGAATATCAAATTCGCGCGTTCCTCGAACACAATGCCCTTGAGATCAAGAACCTGGCCGAACAGAGCGACATCCTCCAGGTCGTCATGATGTCCGGCGCCCCCCCCAACAAATACATCTTGCGTTTTCACGCGCCGGGCCTCGTGCGCGATCCCGCCACGGGTGAAATCGCGACGGCGCCGTTTTGCGACGTAGGCATCTGGTTCCCGGACGATTACCTGACCCGGTGCATGCCGTTCGAAGTCGTCACGTGGTTGCATCCGGCCCATGCCTGGAATCCGCACGTCATGGCCCCGTTTGTCTGCCTGGGCCATCTGAACGAGGGCACGCGGCTGATCGATATCGCATACCAAGCCTATGAGGTTTGGACATGTCAAAACGTGAATTGGAAGGACCCGCTGAATCGGCAGGCCGCGGACTGGGGCCGGTGCACGCCTGAGCGGTTTCCTATCGACAGCCGGCCGCTCAAGCGCCGGCACATTCCCGTGCAACTCGAAGAGAAGGAGGCGTCATAGATGATGAGTACCTATCTCTCCACATCCTCCTATGCCTGGGCCGATCCCGTGTGCAAGGCGCTGCAAATGGCCGGTGCGGCGCTCGAACCGGCCGAGCGGGACCAGTGGGTGTTTTCCACCAGCAACGGCGTGGTGGTGGGCGGTACGGCGCGCCTGCGCGAGGAATGGTTCCTGATGCAGGCAGCGTGCCCGGAACCCATCCGGAAGGCCCTCGAAGCAAACCCGGATGGCGCATGGGCCCTCCTGGCGCGCAACGCCGCGCTGCGCGGGGGCGTCCGCTACGGCATGAACGGCAGCGGGCAACCCATGCTGCTGGCGGAACTGCCGCTGGGGCGCGGTCTCGACCTCCAGGGATTGATAAGCCGGGCGCTCGAGGGCGTGCGCCAGGCGTGGCACGAGCCGCCGGACCTGACGCCAACAGACCCGCCGGAGGCGGACCCGGCGCCGGCGCCGGATTGGGCGGCGCTGTGCGCGGAGGCCGGCTGGGCCTGCGCGCCGCGCGGCACCGGCGACGTGGCGATAGACGTCGGATACGGCCACGGCGCTGGGCGCGTGCTCCTGACGAAGCCGCCGCACCTGCGCGCGCGCCTGACATTCGGCGGCCCGAAAACCGCCGAACAGGCCAGCCAGACCGCGATGGGGCGTTTGTTGATGCAGGCGTCGGGGCTCATCCGTCTCGTGCGCCCAGTAACCACCGCAGACGGGTTGCCCGCGTTCGAGTACCGCTGGGACACCGCGCCGGAACCGTTTCTGCTTGGCCACGTGCTTGAGGCGCTCAGCGTGGCGGCTCAGCTTTGCGGCGGCCCCCTGCGCGCGCTGGCCGACGCGCGCGCTGCAGCCGCCTATCTGCTACATCGAGGGTGTTCCTCGTTGAGCATACGGTCGCAACCGGCCAACTTGGCCTGAAAGGAGGTGGACATCGTGGCAACTGATACCGTGAGTGTCCGCATCAGTGACATGACCAGACAGCGGAGCTTCATTGGTCAAATCCCGCGGCAGGCGTCCTGGGGGGAATCCCTGCGCGGGATCCTCGACCAGCTCGGCCTGAACCTGCCCGCAAATCCCGACGCCGGCGAAGACGTCGTGTGGACAGGACGTCTGGAACGCGAGGGCCGGCATCTTCATGCTAGTGAGCTAGTTGGGGATGCTCTACATGAAGGTGACGAAGTCACCATCCAAAGGGACATCCAGGCCGGCTGACGCCGGCCTGGAAGGGCCCTCGGACGAGAAGAGGACGGGTCATGGTCACAAGCGAGTACAGGTTCACCTTGGAGCTGTACACGGACGACGGCGCCGGCCTCGGGACGGCGGCGATAGAACCGGACTGGGGGGCCGCGTATGAGTGGGCCCGGTTCGATGCGCTGCGCCGGGGCCGGCTCACGCCGGAGACTTTCCACGGCGACGGCGTGGTGCAGCCCGTGTGGGACGAGAAGATCGGCCAACCGCACGTCAGCGGCATGCAGGTGCTGCTCGAGAACGTCGCGGAGGGGGACAAGGCGGTAGCGGGAGCGGCGGAAATACTGCCCATCACGTATTTCCGGCCGCTGGCCGAGGCCGCTTCAGGCCAGCTTGTAAAGAAGGGTCTTCTTCAGGAGGGCGATACGTTTCACTACCGGGTGTCCGCGCGACAAAAGAACGGAGAGGATGCGGCGGGAAACCGCCGCATCCTGCTCCGGGAAGCCGGCGCGCCGCTGGCGGTCCACGCCGGCAGCCTCGCCGCGTACTTGACTCGGGCTACCGTGTCCGGGCCGGATGCGGCGGATGACATTCCCGTATTCTTCCCGACCGCGGTGCTCGACCGGATCGGCGCCCTGGTGCGCGCCGCGGGCCCGTGCGAGACCGGCGGCATGCTTCTTGGCCGCCTCTGCCGCGACGAAGCCGCCAGCGAATTGTTCGCGGAAGTAACGGCGCAGTTGCCCGCCCTGCACACGGAGGCGGACAGCGCGTCGCTCACGTTCACGGGCGAAACCTGGTCCGCGGCGCGGGACGCCATCCGGCTCCGCGGCGACACCGAAATATTACTCGGCTGGTATCATAGTCATCCTGCTAAGGAGTGGTGTAAGGACTGCCCGCCGGAGAAGCGGCGCGTCTGCTCTCTCGAATGCTTTTTCAGCGCGGCCGACCGTCAGGTGCACCAAACCCTGTTCCCCCACTGCTACAGCATCGCACTCGTGGCAACGGACGGGCAAAGGGGCCTGCGGTACGACCTTTACGGCTGGCGCCGCACGCAGATTGTGCAGCGGGGTTATCACACGCTTGCGAATTCGCATGGCGCGGCGGCTATGCCCGCGCCTCAGGAGGAATAACACGTATGGCCACTTCAGATAACGCAATTCTCGGAATGATCGGGAACGTCGGCGAAGGGGCGCCCGGCATGGACGAGAAACTCATGCTGATGAATCAGTTCCGTGCGCTGGCGCCGCGCAAGGCGGAAATGCTCGACCGTTACATGCTGGACCGGCTCCACAACTTGGGCGGGACCGTGACGGAGCTGCATGCCACGCTCGGAGAGTTGACGGGGAGCCTCGACGAACTGAAGCGCGAAGCCCTCGCGCCGCCGTGGCACCCCGCCGTCTTTCTGGGGCACGTGGACACCTGCGAGGGCGTCCGTGCCGTCGTCGGATGCGGTTCGTCCCGGCGGGTCGTGGCGGTTGCCCAGCACGTCGATCTGACTCCGCGGGACGTCGGTAAGGAAGTCTTTCTCGGCCATGAAATGAACGTGGTGCTGGATGTCTCCCCGCTGGGTTTGCCCCCGGTCGGCGAGCTCGCGTTCTTCGCGCGCGCCATCGATGACGCGCGCCTTGTCGCGCGCTATCGCGACGAGGAAGTTGTCCTGCGGCGCGCCGGCTCGCTGCTCGATGAGGCGCTGGAACCGGGCGATTCCCTGCGCTGGGACAGCAAGAACTGGCTGGCCTACGAGCGGCTCGAGCGCAAGGAACACCAGAGCCTCTTCCTGAAGGAGGCGCCGGCGGTCGAGCGGCATCAGATCGGCGGAATGAACGCCATTCTCGACAGGATCCGCTTCCTGATACTGGGCCGCTACGAGAAGCCCTCGGTTGCAGCCAAGTACGGCGTGGAAACGGGCGATTCGCTGCTGTTTTGGGGCCCCCCGGGCTGCGGCAAGACGACCACTGCGCGTTTCGTGGCCAGTGAGTGCACCCGCACGCTTGGGCGCCCGTTCAAGTTCGCGCACATTCAGCCCAGCGACTATCTGAGCAAGTATGTCGGCGAGACCGAGCAGAACATCCGTCGCCTCATTGACATGTTGCGGCGCGAGAAAGACTGGGTCGTGTTCTTCGACGACTGCGAGAGCATGGGACGCATCCGGGGCGACAGCTTCAACAAATGGCGCGACGATGTCACGGACTGCTGGCTGAAAGGGTTCGACGGATTCGACGGGCCGTTGCCGGGCTTCTTCATCTTCGCGACCAACCGCAAGGACATGCTCGATTCCGCGATGCTGCAGCGGATGTCGACCGGCGGTCAGATCTTCATGCCGCCGCCGGACATGGAAGCCGGCCGCGCCATATTCGGCGTGCACATGCCCGAATCCTGCCCCTACGCCGCGAATGGGCAGGGGCAGACCGCGGCGCGCGAAGACGTGATCGACCTCGCTGTCTCAAGGATGTACAGTCCGAACGGAGACAACGCCATCTGCAAGGCGCGTTTTGCCGACGGCCGCACCCGCACCATTCATGCGCGCGAGCTCTCGAGCGGCCGCGTCTTCGCGCAGATTTGCCGCTCCGCGCGCCACAGCGCATGCCGCCGCGAAATGGAGACCGATGCGACCGGGATTACCGCCGAGGACATCGAGAACGCCGTGGCCGAAGCACTGGATCAACTGCGCACGACGGTCACCGCGCACAACATCCGGTCGTACGTGCCCGACCTGCCGCAGGACGTCCAGATCGTAAGCGTCGAGCCGGTCGTGCCGCGCGTGGTGCGACCCCGGCAGTACCTGAACGTCGCATGACCAAAACGGAGAGGAATACCCGTATGAGAGAAAAGAAGGTCCCCGGGGATCGCGCAGCCAGGCAAGTGCAGCGGGTGGTCAAGCTGGCCGGCGGCGACATTGAGCTCGGCAACTTTATTCAGGGGCTTCATCGGCCTCAAGGGTCCGGGCCCGAGGCGGCCCATGCGCTGCTGCGCGAAATCAAGGGCCTGCCCAGGACCGCCGGACGTAATGCCTGTCAGTGCCCCGCGTGCCGCGCCGCGCGCCAGTCGCGCACCGGGGAGCCGGCAACCGTCAGTTCGAGCGGCTACCGGACCGGCTACAACTACTCCGGTTACGGGTATGGCGACTATGGCGATTACGGAGGCGACCCCGGCGGCGGCTACTATTCGAGCGCGAGCGTGCCGGCGTTCGACCCGCAGGACTGGGGCCGCCGCTTCCTGCTGGAGAACGGGGGTTGCTGTTATATTGACCTGGGACACCTAGAAATCTGCCTGCCCGAAGTGCGCAGTGCGCACGATTGGGTTGCCGCGTGGCACGCCATGTTGCGCATCGCGCGCCATGCGATGCACGCCGCCAACGCCAAGCTGCCCGAGGGCCAGC
Coding sequences within:
- a CDS encoding ThiF family adenylyltransferase; translated protein: MAEHLNIGPNAPLGVAGCGNTGSAFVSLIPGLPGTGHVYIADFDAYEQKNLVSQRMLPEDVGQPKAITQARWLAKFAKRQVTAFVGRFEDLPWGLMRGGILVSCVDSRGARLNLNRMAWRLGIPLVDVAVDGPDLLARVNVYVPGDGAPCAECAWYDAHYRSLLVEYHCDGTAAIAATNSPSALGSLAAALQAIEVGKLLGDRLEESAANRQVLVDARRHDCTVTRFTRNPECRFDHQHWDIRPLDADPAALTLEDVFACAAIGGPVSAQTALTMEPQRFTRGMTCTNGCGRADAPLQLVSRLSARETTCPGCGKRRVAAGFDRETALPLAALSAAEKRSTLAQLGLRPGDVFTLEAPDSEAVHLQLTCGDFLPNTGERTRE
- a CDS encoding Mov34/MPN/PAD-1 family protein; this encodes MVTSEYRFTLELYTDDGAGLGTAAIEPDWGAAYEWARFDALRRGRLTPETFHGDGVVQPVWDEKIGQPHVSGMQVLLENVAEGDKAVAGAAEILPITYFRPLAEAASGQLVKKGLLQEGDTFHYRVSARQKNGEDAAGNRRILLREAGAPLAVHAGSLAAYLTRATVSGPDAADDIPVFFPTAVLDRIGALVRAAGPCETGGMLLGRLCRDEAASELFAEVTAQLPALHTEADSASLTFTGETWSAARDAIRLRGDTEILLGWYHSHPAKEWCKDCPPEKRRVCSLECFFSAADRQVHQTLFPHCYSIALVATDGQRGLRYDLYGWRRTQIVQRGYHTLANSHGAAAMPAPQEE
- a CDS encoding AAA family ATPase; the encoded protein is MATSDNAILGMIGNVGEGAPGMDEKLMLMNQFRALAPRKAEMLDRYMLDRLHNLGGTVTELHATLGELTGSLDELKREALAPPWHPAVFLGHVDTCEGVRAVVGCGSSRRVVAVAQHVDLTPRDVGKEVFLGHEMNVVLDVSPLGLPPVGELAFFARAIDDARLVARYRDEEVVLRRAGSLLDEALEPGDSLRWDSKNWLAYERLERKEHQSLFLKEAPAVERHQIGGMNAILDRIRFLILGRYEKPSVAAKYGVETGDSLLFWGPPGCGKTTTARFVASECTRTLGRPFKFAHIQPSDYLSKYVGETEQNIRRLIDMLRREKDWVVFFDDCESMGRIRGDSFNKWRDDVTDCWLKGFDGFDGPLPGFFIFATNRKDMLDSAMLQRMSTGGQIFMPPPDMEAGRAIFGVHMPESCPYAANGQGQTAAREDVIDLAVSRMYSPNGDNAICKARFADGRTRTIHARELSSGRVFAQICRSARHSACRREMETDATGITAEDIENAVAEALDQLRTTVTAHNIRSYVPDLPQDVQIVSVEPVVPRVVRPRQYLNVA
- a CDS encoding Gfo/Idh/MocA family oxidoreductase translates to MDRRMFLASGAALLAAGAIAGQTLEDLVLPAWSPRGDRKVRIGVVGGRFGLSFHWHEHPNCIVEAVSDLIPERRAQLQGRYACDKAHESLEKLVLDPNIDAVALFTPAPDHARHVILCLEHGKHVVSACPACMTLEEAEMMKEVQERTGLRYMTAETSYYRWETVTARRLFARGAFGEMVYCEGEYYHPGIGHDQDALSRQDGAKTWRYGLPPMLYPTHSTAFLIGVTGEHLTKVSCVGLRETEDPAFRDNAYGNPFTNGTALFLTDKGHPFRCSVAWNIYAHGERAQWFGDKAALYMEGPAGQPFLARYDDGTSAAVIPDYWREVPEAMRYDKGHGASHPFITCEFIDALVENREPALSLREALAFCVPGIVAHQSAFQNGEQLPIPDFGRA